TAGTTTCGGGTTGACGATAATCATCTTCACCATGATTATCCGGGGCGTGATGTATCCCCTTACCCGGAGGCAACTCAAGGCGAGCAAAGGAATGCAGGAACTCCAGCCGAAGATTGCCGAAATCCGTAAAAAATTCGCCAAGGACAAGCAGCGGCGTGCCAAGGAAGAGATGGCACTGATGAAGCAATCGGGCGTAAGTCCCGCCGGCTGCCTGCTGCCGATGCTCATTCAGATGCCTGTCTGGATTGCCCTCTATCAGTCCATAATCCGGGTGCTGGCGGCAACCCCGGAGGAGTTCCTGAACCTCTCGCGGCATCTCTATGACACCTGGCCACAGGTGTTCTATCTGGTCCCGCTGGAGAGCAAGTTCCTCTGGCTGGACCTGTCGGTCCCGGATACTATGATGCTGATGCCCATACTCGTTGGCGGGTCTATGTGGCTCCAGCAGAAGATGATGACACCGGAGTCGGCCGACCCTGCCCAACAAGCCCAGGGCCGGATGATGCTCTGGATGATGCCGCTGATGTTCGCCTTTTTCACCCTGCAGTTCCCCAGTGGCCTGGCCCTGTACTGGGTGGCATCGAACATTATCAGCATTGTCATGCAGTATTTCATCAGCGGCTGGGGAGGCCTGTCCACGCTGTTTGGTGGCAGGAAAGTGGAAGACACCCGGAAACCTCCGAAACGCTATGCCCCGATAGAGTATAAACAAACAGGAAAACACGCCGGTGATGCCGATATAGTAGTAGCAAGACCGTCAGAGGAAGAGGGGTCGGATGATGAAACCACTGGAGATCAGCGCGAAGACCGTGGAAGAGGCTATTCAGATAGCTATGAATCAACTAAACGCCAGTCGCGAAGAGATAAAGGTCGACGTCCTAAGCGAAGGTAAGTCCGGTATCTTTGGCGTAGGTACCGAAAAAGCCGTGATACAAGTGGAGCGATTGTCACCCATGTCTGAATTAGAAGAGGATGAGCACAATAAGAAGAATGTGGCCGAAGTAGCCGGGGAGAT
This window of the Dehalococcoidales bacterium genome carries:
- a CDS encoding YidC/Oxa1 family membrane protein insertase; the protein is MDAGVIWDTVVLSPMINVLIVISDYLLNSFGLTIIIFTMIIRGVMYPLTRRQLKASKGMQELQPKIAEIRKKFAKDKQRRAKEEMALMKQSGVSPAGCLLPMLIQMPVWIALYQSIIRVLAATPEEFLNLSRHLYDTWPQVFYLVPLESKFLWLDLSVPDTMMLMPILVGGSMWLQQKMMTPESADPAQQAQGRMMLWMMPLMFAFFTLQFPSGLALYWVASNIISIVMQYFISGWGGLSTLFGGRKVEDTRKPPKRYAPIEYKQTGKHAGDADIVVARPSEEEGSDDETTGDQREDRGRGYSDSYESTKRQSRRDKGRRPKRR